The proteins below are encoded in one region of Sphingobium yanoikuyae:
- a CDS encoding transglutaminase family protein, whose product MKLLVRHQTVYGYPASAGRVAMRLKLVPVDTPGQKVHDWQVSINGEALTNFRPNSYGEMEAVWVRHDSLNEAVIVAEGLVETRETHGIGGLPQCRVDVRYFLRDTALTRASDAIRAMVAALPEGDGPLAQLHALSAAISDAVQYRSGVTGADTTAAQAFALGAGVCQDHAQIFLAGARLLGVPARYVSGYLLAAEGDLLHETHGWAEGLVPGLGWVGFDPSNRVCVTERYLRLASGLDADEAAPIRGSVTVAGDISIDADVRIAQAEDGVEERQLQRQQQQSTPTPRS is encoded by the coding sequence ATGAAATTGCTCGTCCGTCACCAGACCGTCTATGGATATCCCGCCTCCGCCGGCCGCGTCGCGATGCGGCTGAAGCTGGTGCCGGTCGATACGCCGGGCCAGAAGGTCCATGACTGGCAGGTCAGCATCAATGGCGAGGCGCTGACCAATTTCCGTCCCAATAGCTATGGCGAGATGGAGGCGGTGTGGGTCCGCCATGATAGCCTGAACGAGGCGGTGATCGTTGCCGAGGGGCTGGTCGAGACGCGCGAGACCCATGGCATTGGCGGCCTGCCGCAATGCCGGGTCGATGTCCGCTATTTCCTGCGCGACACGGCGCTGACCAGAGCGTCCGATGCGATCCGCGCCATGGTCGCGGCTCTTCCCGAGGGCGACGGCCCGCTCGCGCAACTCCATGCCCTGTCGGCCGCGATCAGCGATGCCGTCCAGTATCGATCGGGCGTGACCGGTGCCGACACGACCGCGGCGCAGGCCTTCGCGCTGGGTGCTGGCGTGTGCCAGGATCATGCCCAGATATTCCTTGCCGGCGCGCGCCTGCTGGGGGTGCCGGCCCGCTATGTCTCGGGCTATCTGCTCGCGGCCGAGGGCGATCTGCTGCACGAAACCCATGGCTGGGCCGAAGGGCTGGTGCCGGGGCTGGGCTGGGTCGGCTTCGATCCGTCCAATCGCGTCTGCGTCACCGAACGCTATCTGCGCCTGGCCAGTGGCCTGGATGCCGACGAAGCTGCTCCGATACGGGGCTCCGTTACGGTCGCGGGCGATATCAGCATTGACGCCGATGTCCGGATCGCGCAGGCGGAAGACGGAGTCGAGGAACGGCAATTGCAACGCCAGCAACAGCAGAGCACGCCCACGCCCCGCTCCTAG
- the ssb gene encoding single-stranded DNA-binding protein, with protein MSSVNKCILIGRLGADPETKSFQNGGKIANLRLATSESWKDRQSGERKERTEWHSVSVQSEGLVGVVERFLRKGSKVYIEGQLRTRKWQDQSGNDRYTTEIVLNGPRAVLVMLDGAQGGGNRQSDDGWGGGAGSHGSGDYRRSEQERGGFGSQSSGAFDDDLDDEVPF; from the coding sequence ATGTCTAGCGTGAATAAGTGCATATTGATCGGCAGGCTGGGCGCCGACCCGGAAACCAAGTCCTTCCAGAACGGCGGCAAGATCGCGAACCTGCGCCTTGCCACCTCCGAAAGCTGGAAGGACCGGCAGTCCGGCGAACGCAAGGAACGCACCGAATGGCATAGCGTCTCGGTGCAGTCCGAGGGGCTGGTCGGTGTGGTCGAACGGTTCCTGCGCAAAGGCAGCAAGGTCTACATCGAGGGCCAGCTTCGCACTCGCAAATGGCAGGATCAGAGCGGCAACGACCGATACACGACCGAGATCGTGTTGAACGGCCCGCGCGCTGTTCTGGTCATGCTCGACGGCGCCCAGGGCGGCGGCAATCGCCAGTCGGACGATGGCTGGGGCGGCGGCGCAGGCTCGCATGGCAGCGGTGACTATCGCCGTTCCGAGCAAGAGCGCGGCGGCTTTGGCAGCCAGTCCAGCGGCGCCTTCGATGATGACCTTGACGATGAAGTCCCGTTTTAA
- a CDS encoding alpha-E domain-containing protein, with product MLSRTAENLFWMARYMERAEATARLLSMGQRMAILPGAHHRDEWRSVVRATGAGHQFPDGVPVTESDVVSFLMLDADNPSSIRSCLLKARANAKSARTMLTQDMWEALNDGWRKLDSYDVAEAKAQLPALIDWVKTRVMTFRGAAHSGQLRNEGHDFLRCGSALERAQMTLRLLDVKYYVLLPETEVIGGNRDHYQWTSVLYALSGARAYHHVYGGTYTPWQITDFLMLNRLFPRSVAYCCDQLAYRLNRLAGWHNARGTCHDTVKQLVSELEELDAGEIFRRGLHETVQYSLMMSNRLGVEIAETYHFG from the coding sequence ATGCTGAGCCGGACCGCCGAAAATCTCTTCTGGATGGCGCGCTATATGGAGCGCGCCGAAGCCACCGCACGGCTGCTGTCGATGGGGCAGCGCATGGCGATCCTGCCGGGTGCGCATCATCGCGACGAATGGCGATCGGTCGTGCGTGCGACCGGGGCCGGGCATCAGTTCCCGGACGGCGTGCCGGTGACGGAAAGCGATGTCGTGTCCTTCCTGATGCTGGACGCCGACAATCCCAGCTCGATCCGTTCCTGCCTGCTCAAGGCCCGCGCCAATGCCAAGTCGGCGCGCACCATGCTGACCCAGGACATGTGGGAGGCGCTCAACGACGGCTGGCGCAAGCTCGACAGCTATGACGTGGCCGAGGCCAAGGCGCAGCTGCCCGCGCTGATCGACTGGGTGAAGACCCGTGTCATGACCTTCCGCGGCGCGGCCCATTCGGGCCAGCTGCGCAATGAAGGCCATGACTTCCTGCGCTGCGGGTCGGCGCTCGAACGGGCGCAGATGACGCTGCGGCTGCTCGATGTGAAATATTATGTGCTGCTGCCCGAAACCGAGGTGATCGGCGGCAATCGCGACCATTATCAATGGACATCGGTGCTCTATGCGCTGTCGGGCGCGCGCGCCTATCATCATGTCTATGGCGGCACCTATACGCCCTGGCAGATCACCGACTTCCTGATGCTCAACCGGCTGTTTCCGCGCAGCGTCGCCTATTGCTGCGATCAGCTCGCCTATCGGCTCAATCGGCTGGCCGGCTGGCACAATGCGCGCGGCACCTGTCATGACACGGTGAAGCAGCTGGTGAGCGAATTGGAGGAACTGGACGCCGGCGAGATTTTCCGTCGCGGCCTGCATGAAACGGTGCAGTACAGCCTGATGATGAGCAACCGGCTCGGCGTCGAAATCGCCGAAACCTATCATTTCGGCTGA
- a CDS encoding GNAT family N-acetyltransferase, with product MLVPREYRTLSEVRSAIGGRMDRAHIDSLFDRLDWFETLHPLCLGDTPLRVFQQTEDACEAWLFLLAPSARRLTALANWYSFAWSPIFLGAPDARQQARLLENIARHLLREQAQINLYPLALPGPLIGAFRRAGWFAVQRPMGGRYLLHVDGRDFASYWAQRPGRLRNQVRRKARQGRYDLSIHDTLTDALWQDYVDVQAHSWKAPEPGLNFLRAMAQRESDAGTLRLGFARLDGRAVATQLWTVEHGTALIHKLAHDSAQDEGSPGTLLSHAMFAHAIDQDRVATIDYGTGDNDYKREWMDERIPLHQIDLFNPRRASSWIPAARTCISALVG from the coding sequence TTGCTGGTCCCAAGGGAATATCGGACGCTGTCGGAAGTGCGGTCGGCGATCGGCGGCCGGATGGACCGCGCCCATATCGACAGCCTGTTCGACCGGCTGGACTGGTTTGAAACATTGCACCCCCTTTGCCTTGGCGACACCCCGCTCAGGGTGTTCCAACAGACAGAGGACGCCTGCGAGGCCTGGTTGTTCCTTCTCGCGCCCTCGGCTCGTCGCCTAACTGCCCTTGCCAATTGGTATAGTTTCGCCTGGAGCCCGATTTTCCTGGGGGCGCCGGACGCGCGGCAACAGGCCCGGCTGCTGGAAAATATCGCCCGCCATCTGCTGCGCGAACAGGCGCAGATCAACCTCTATCCGCTTGCCCTGCCCGGCCCGCTGATCGGTGCCTTTCGCCGCGCCGGCTGGTTCGCGGTGCAGCGGCCGATGGGCGGCCGATATCTGCTGCATGTCGATGGCCGGGATTTCGCCAGCTATTGGGCGCAGCGCCCCGGCCGGCTGCGCAACCAGGTGCGGCGCAAGGCCCGGCAGGGCCGTTACGACCTCAGCATCCACGACACGCTGACCGATGCGCTGTGGCAGGATTATGTCGATGTGCAGGCGCATAGCTGGAAGGCACCCGAGCCTGGCCTCAACTTCCTGCGCGCCATGGCCCAGCGGGAAAGCGATGCCGGCACCTTGCGGCTGGGCTTTGCCCGGCTGGACGGCCGCGCCGTGGCGACCCAATTATGGACGGTGGAACATGGCACGGCGCTGATCCACAAGCTGGCCCATGACAGCGCCCAGGACGAAGGATCGCCCGGCACCTTGCTGAGCCATGCGATGTTCGCCCATGCCATCGACCAGGACCGGGTCGCGACGATCGATTATGGCACCGGTGACAATGACTATAAGCGCGAGTGGATGGACGAACGCATTCCACTCCATCAGATCGACCTGTTCAATCCGCGCCGCGCATCGAGCTGGATTCCCGCCGCGCGAACCTGCATTTCCGCGCTTGTCGGATAG
- the trxB gene encoding thioredoxin-disulfide reductase yields MTATHSTRMLILGSGPAGLSAAIYGARAGLAPIVVQGMQPGGQLTITTDVENYPGFKDVIQGPWLMEQMQAQAEHVGAQMMYDQIVDVDLSERPFKLKGDSGTLYVADTLVICTGAQAKWLGVEGEEHLQGKGVSACATCDGFFYRGKKVVVIGGGNTAVEEALYLTNHSHDVTLIHRRDSLRAEKILQQRLHAHPNIKVLWNKAVDKFVGGGTPEGLVGVDLIDTVTGEKSHVPTDGGFVAIGHHPATELFDGKLPLDEGYIVVEKGTTHTAIPGVFAAGDVTDKIYRQAVTAAGMGCMAALDVERFLAEADFEQLVEA; encoded by the coding sequence ATGACCGCCACCCACTCCACCCGCATGCTCATTCTCGGTTCCGGCCCGGCCGGCCTGTCCGCCGCCATCTATGGTGCGCGCGCGGGGCTGGCGCCGATCGTGGTGCAGGGCATGCAGCCGGGCGGCCAGCTGACCATCACCACCGACGTCGAAAATTATCCGGGCTTCAAGGATGTGATCCAGGGCCCCTGGCTGATGGAGCAGATGCAGGCCCAGGCCGAACATGTCGGCGCGCAGATGATGTACGACCAGATCGTAGACGTCGACCTCAGCGAACGTCCCTTCAAGCTGAAGGGGGACAGCGGCACCCTCTATGTTGCCGACACGCTGGTCATCTGCACCGGTGCTCAGGCCAAGTGGCTGGGCGTCGAGGGCGAGGAGCATCTGCAGGGCAAGGGCGTCAGCGCCTGCGCCACCTGCGACGGCTTCTTCTATCGCGGCAAGAAGGTCGTGGTCATCGGCGGCGGCAACACCGCGGTCGAGGAGGCGCTCTACCTTACCAACCACAGCCATGACGTGACCCTGATCCACCGCCGCGACTCGCTGCGCGCGGAAAAGATCCTGCAGCAGCGCTTGCATGCCCATCCCAACATCAAGGTGCTGTGGAACAAGGCGGTCGACAAGTTCGTCGGTGGCGGCACGCCCGAAGGCCTGGTCGGCGTCGATCTGATCGACACCGTCACCGGCGAGAAGTCGCACGTGCCGACCGATGGCGGCTTCGTCGCGATCGGCCATCACCCCGCGACCGAATTGTTCGACGGCAAGCTGCCGCTCGACGAAGGCTATATCGTGGTGGAGAAGGGCACGACCCACACCGCCATTCCCGGCGTGTTCGCGGCCGGCGACGTGACCGACAAGATCTACCGCCAGGCGGTAACCGCAGCCGGCATGGGCTGCATGGCCGCCCTCGACGTCGAACGCTTCCTGGCCGAAGCCGATTTCGAGCAGTTGGTCGAAGCGTAA
- a CDS encoding DUF5131 family protein codes for MAQNTKIEWADHTWNPWMGCTKVGAPCDNCYAEDLMDNRYGKVVWGNDGDRVRTSSSTWAQLRKWNRIAGEEGKRAFVFSLSLGDIWDNRVPMAWRREAFDRARECPNLVMLYLSKRIGNAIDMAIECGGFPPNAALGATFGSQAEYDRDRIKLKNAGAALDALFTFGSFEPLLGPVILDCNAPDWIIVGGESGRNARPMDIQWARDLRDQSLDLGRVFNFKQVGGRGADKGGHELDGKTYFARPQVEQVPA; via the coding sequence ATGGCACAGAACACGAAGATCGAATGGGCCGACCATACATGGAACCCGTGGATGGGCTGCACGAAGGTCGGCGCGCCGTGCGACAACTGCTATGCCGAAGACCTCATGGACAACCGCTATGGCAAGGTTGTCTGGGGCAACGACGGCGACCGGGTGCGCACCTCGTCCTCGACTTGGGCGCAGTTGCGTAAATGGAACCGCATTGCCGGCGAGGAAGGCAAGCGCGCTTTCGTGTTCTCGCTTAGCCTTGGCGACATCTGGGACAACCGCGTCCCGATGGCATGGCGCCGCGAAGCGTTCGACCGGGCACGGGAATGCCCCAACCTCGTCATGCTCTACCTGTCGAAGCGGATCGGCAATGCGATCGACATGGCTATCGAGTGCGGCGGCTTCCCTCCCAATGCGGCGCTGGGCGCGACGTTCGGCAGCCAGGCCGAATATGACCGCGACCGGATCAAGCTGAAGAATGCGGGCGCGGCGCTGGATGCGCTGTTCACCTTCGGCAGTTTCGAGCCGCTGCTTGGCCCGGTGATCCTCGATTGCAATGCGCCCGACTGGATCATTGTCGGAGGCGAGAGCGGCCGCAATGCTCGTCCGATGGATATCCAGTGGGCGCGTGACCTGCGCGACCAGTCGCTGGATTTGGGCCGGGTGTTCAACTTCAAGCAGGTCGGCGGTCGCGGCGCTGACAAGGGTGGCCACGAACTGGACGGCAAGACCTATTTCGCCCGTCCGCAGGTCGAACAGGTGCCCGCATGA
- a CDS encoding circularly permuted type 2 ATP-grasp protein, with protein sequence MPFHEMFEPDGSLRPCYDEVQKWVERTGIAGLNRRMDEAEAIFRRIGITFAVYGEGGDPERLIPFDLLPRIFTANEWRILDKGIRQRARALNAFLHDVYHRGEIVKAGIMPADIIYRNSAYLAEMADFTPPGKVYSHIVGIDIVRTGPGSFEVLEDNCRTPSGVSYMLENREIMTRMFPELFAQGMVAPVDDYPAELLKSLKEVAPPACKGDPVVVVLTPGSLNSAYYEHSFLADLMGVELVEPADLFVDNDRVWMKTTLGPRAVDVIYRRIDDEYIDPLVFRPDSLLGVPGIFSVYRNGGVTLASAPGSGIADDKAVYIYVPEMIRFYLGEEPILDNIQTWQCSKPDEMAYVLEHLHELVAKEVHGSGGYGMLIGPKASKAEVEAYAERIKANPGEFIAQPTLDLSTVPTLGPASVVGRHADFRPYCLVGKQLRLVPGGLTRVALTEGSLVVNSSQGGGVKDTWVLQD encoded by the coding sequence TTGCCCTTCCATGAAATGTTTGAGCCTGATGGTTCGCTGCGCCCCTGTTACGACGAAGTGCAGAAATGGGTGGAGCGGACAGGCATAGCCGGGCTCAATCGTCGCATGGATGAGGCGGAAGCGATCTTCCGGCGCATCGGCATCACCTTCGCCGTCTATGGCGAGGGCGGCGACCCGGAACGACTGATACCCTTCGACCTGCTGCCCCGCATCTTCACCGCGAACGAATGGCGCATCCTCGACAAGGGCATCCGCCAGCGCGCCCGCGCCCTCAACGCCTTCCTGCATGATGTCTATCATCGCGGCGAGATTGTGAAGGCGGGCATCATGCCGGCCGACATCATCTATCGCAACAGCGCCTATCTGGCCGAAATGGCGGACTTCACCCCGCCGGGTAAGGTCTACAGCCATATCGTCGGCATCGATATCGTGCGCACCGGGCCGGGCAGTTTCGAGGTGCTGGAGGATAATTGCCGCACCCCCTCGGGCGTGTCCTACATGCTCGAAAATCGCGAGATCATGACGCGCATGTTCCCCGAGCTGTTCGCGCAGGGCATGGTCGCGCCGGTCGACGATTATCCCGCCGAACTGCTCAAGAGCCTGAAGGAAGTCGCGCCGCCTGCCTGCAAGGGCGATCCGGTGGTGGTGGTGCTGACGCCCGGTTCGCTCAACAGCGCCTATTATGAGCATAGCTTCCTTGCCGACCTGATGGGCGTGGAACTGGTCGAGCCGGCCGATCTGTTCGTCGACAATGACCGGGTCTGGATGAAGACGACGCTCGGCCCCAGGGCGGTCGATGTCATCTATCGCCGCATCGACGACGAATATATCGACCCGCTGGTCTTCCGGCCCGACAGCCTGCTCGGCGTCCCCGGCATCTTCAGCGTCTATCGCAATGGCGGCGTGACGCTGGCGTCAGCGCCCGGATCGGGCATCGCCGACGACAAGGCGGTCTATATCTATGTGCCCGAGATGATCCGCTTCTATCTGGGTGAGGAGCCGATCCTCGACAATATCCAGACCTGGCAATGCTCCAAGCCCGACGAAATGGCCTATGTGCTGGAGCATCTGCACGAACTGGTGGCCAAGGAAGTCCATGGATCTGGCGGCTATGGCATGCTGATCGGCCCCAAGGCGAGCAAGGCGGAGGTCGAGGCCTATGCCGAGCGGATCAAGGCCAATCCCGGCGAGTTCATCGCCCAGCCGACGCTCGACCTGTCGACCGTGCCGACCCTGGGGCCGGCGAGCGTGGTCGGCCGCCATGCCGATTTCCGCCCTTATTGCCTGGTCGGCAAGCAGTTGCGGCTGGTCCCCGGTGGCCTGACCCGCGTGGCGCTGACCGAAGGGTCGCTGGTGGTCAATTCCAGCCAGGGCGGCGGGGTCAAGGATACCTGGGTGTTGCAGGATTGA
- a CDS encoding acyl-CoA ligase (AMP-forming), exosortase A system-associated has translation MTLSDPLLASKAPIDDADVQPIDHLLLRGDPERPALAGRSGAQDYAELEQALGRLAGWLAGFGLAPGARVASWVAKGPVAALMPLAAPRAGLVHVPINPLLKHAQVAHILADSGAALLIGTASRLSTLAPGDVPAGCHLHREDDAAAGMSGGAALPPSDAAPDALAAILYTSGSTGRPKGVMLSHANLWLGAVSVARYLGLAPEDRTLCVLPFSFDYGQNQLLSTWYAGGCAYPLDYLTPRDVVKAVDRWDITTLAGVPPLWVQLTELDWPAEIAAKLRRLTNSGGALTRPLVARLRALFPQADLYPMYGLTEAFRSTYLLPALVDSHPDSMGSAIPFAEILVVRPDGTLAEDDEPGELVHAGPLVAQGYWQDAARTAERFKPAPSASRHGGTAVWSGDTVRRDADGLLYFVGRDDAMIKSAGNRISPTEVEEAAVAVPGVAEAVALGVRDERLGQAVLLLLRAADPDISAAVAAHLKAELPNFMQPRETLVLAQFPRNPNGKIDRVALAKEYAS, from the coding sequence ATGACGTTAAGCGACCCCCTGTTGGCTTCCAAGGCGCCAATCGACGATGCCGATGTGCAGCCGATAGACCATCTGCTGCTGCGTGGCGATCCGGAACGGCCGGCGCTCGCAGGGCGATCGGGCGCGCAGGACTATGCCGAACTGGAACAGGCGCTTGGTCGCCTCGCCGGATGGCTGGCGGGCTTTGGCCTCGCGCCCGGCGCGCGGGTGGCGAGCTGGGTCGCCAAGGGGCCGGTCGCGGCGCTGATGCCGCTCGCCGCGCCGCGCGCGGGGCTTGTCCATGTCCCCATCAATCCGCTGCTCAAACATGCGCAGGTCGCCCATATCCTGGCCGATAGCGGCGCGGCGCTGCTGATCGGCACGGCCAGCCGCCTGTCGACGCTGGCACCTGGCGATGTCCCGGCTGGCTGCCATCTCCATCGCGAGGATGATGCGGCGGCGGGGATGAGCGGCGGCGCGGCGTTGCCGCCGTCCGATGCCGCGCCCGATGCTCTGGCCGCCATCCTCTACACCAGCGGATCGACCGGCCGGCCCAAGGGGGTGATGCTCAGCCACGCCAATCTCTGGCTCGGCGCGGTGTCGGTGGCCCGTTATCTGGGGCTGGCACCGGAGGACCGGACGCTGTGTGTGCTGCCCTTCAGCTTCGACTATGGCCAGAACCAGCTGCTTTCCACCTGGTATGCGGGCGGCTGCGCCTATCCGCTCGACTATCTGACCCCGCGCGACGTGGTGAAGGCGGTCGATCGCTGGGACATCACCACCCTGGCCGGGGTGCCGCCGCTCTGGGTGCAACTCACCGAACTTGACTGGCCGGCGGAGATCGCGGCCAAGCTCCGTCGCCTGACCAATAGCGGCGGGGCACTGACCCGGCCGCTGGTCGCGCGGCTGCGTGCGCTGTTCCCGCAGGCCGATCTCTATCCCATGTATGGCCTGACCGAAGCCTTCCGCTCCACCTATCTGTTGCCGGCGCTGGTCGACAGTCACCCGGATTCGATGGGCTCGGCCATTCCCTTTGCCGAGATATTGGTGGTCCGCCCCGACGGCACGCTGGCCGAGGATGACGAGCCGGGTGAACTGGTCCATGCCGGCCCGCTGGTGGCGCAGGGCTATTGGCAGGATGCGGCGCGCACCGCCGAGCGCTTCAAGCCGGCGCCATCCGCCTCTCGCCATGGCGGCACGGCCGTATGGTCCGGCGACACCGTCCGCCGCGACGCGGATGGGCTGCTCTATTTCGTCGGCCGCGACGATGCGATGATCAAGTCGGCCGGCAATCGCATCAGCCCGACCGAGGTCGAGGAGGCGGCAGTCGCCGTTCCCGGCGTGGCGGAGGCTGTCGCTCTTGGCGTCAGGGATGAGCGGCTGGGGCAGGCGGTGCTGCTGCTGCTGCGCGCCGCCGATCCCGATATATCCGCGGCGGTTGCCGCCCATCTGAAGGCCGAACTGCCCAATTTCATGCAGCCGCGCGAGACGCTAGTGCTTGCACAGTTCCCGCGTAACCCCAATGGCAAGATCGATCGAGTCGCGCTGGCCAAGGAGTATGCGTCATGA
- a CDS encoding HNH endonuclease, with protein MEERLGRRLLPDEVVHHVDGNRSNNTSDNLALLTRAGHARLHRREEQLMKVGQCLA; from the coding sequence ATGGAGGAGCGGCTAGGTAGACGATTGCTACCGGACGAAGTGGTTCACCATGTCGATGGTAACCGTTCGAACAATACTTCGGACAATCTAGCCCTTCTAACCAGAGCGGGGCACGCGCGGCTTCACCGACGCGAGGAGCAACTCATGAAAGTCGGGCAATGTCTAGCGTGA
- a CDS encoding tyrosine-type recombinase/integrase gives MRADVMAWRSEMADKPRTADKAIVMLATLLGWAVTEGLIERNVAAGIPMLYKSDRAAIIWTEADWQAIEPHCSKELWQGLRFAALTGMRLGDLVKVSVEHVGPSAIVFITSKRKRRVVVPIFDELRALLKEIGREAGTILQNSRGKPWTESGFGGVFQKAKNKAPGFDISLRIHDLRGTYATWLARRGLTDQEIGRIVAWSEQQVAEIRRRYVDEEHVVASLVERLNARTP, from the coding sequence ATGCGCGCCGATGTCATGGCCTGGCGATCCGAAATGGCAGACAAGCCACGCACCGCCGACAAGGCGATCGTTATGCTTGCCACACTGCTGGGCTGGGCAGTCACCGAAGGCCTGATAGAGCGCAATGTCGCGGCCGGCATCCCCATGCTCTACAAGTCCGACCGCGCCGCAATCATCTGGACCGAGGCCGATTGGCAGGCGATCGAGCCGCATTGCTCCAAGGAACTTTGGCAGGGCCTTCGCTTCGCCGCGCTGACCGGGATGCGGCTTGGCGATCTGGTCAAGGTGTCAGTCGAGCATGTCGGGCCGAGTGCTATCGTATTCATCACGTCCAAGCGCAAACGCCGCGTGGTCGTCCCGATATTCGATGAGCTGCGCGCGCTGCTGAAAGAGATCGGGCGGGAAGCAGGCACCATCCTGCAGAACAGCCGCGGCAAGCCGTGGACCGAAAGTGGATTCGGCGGCGTCTTCCAGAAGGCCAAGAACAAGGCGCCGGGCTTCGATATTTCGCTGCGCATCCACGATCTGCGCGGCACCTATGCGACGTGGCTGGCGAGGCGCGGCCTGACCGATCAGGAGATCGGCCGCATCGTTGCGTGGTCAGAGCAGCAGGTTGCCGAGATCAGGCGGCGCTATGTGGACGAGGAGCATGTCGTGGCTTCGTTGGTCGAGCGGCTGAACGCCAGGACGCCTTAG
- a CDS encoding acyl carrier protein: MRAQTTQPVDRTDDIETLVRALLRDVLSLSQERADAFEADTPLFGALPELDSMAVAGLLTEMEDSFDILIEDEDIDGDTFETFGTLVAFLRAKLG; encoded by the coding sequence ATGCGGGCGCAAACCACTCAGCCGGTCGACCGGACAGACGATATCGAAACCCTGGTGCGGGCGCTGCTGCGCGACGTGCTGAGCCTGTCGCAGGAGCGGGCCGATGCGTTCGAGGCCGACACGCCGCTGTTCGGCGCCCTGCCCGAGCTGGACTCGATGGCCGTCGCCGGCCTGCTCACCGAAATGGAAGATAGCTTCGACATCCTGATCGAGGATGAGGATATCGACGGCGACACGTTCGAGACCTTCGGCACGCTGGTCGCGTTCCTGCGCGCCAAGCTGGGCTGA
- a CDS encoding alpha/beta hydrolase, with product MATFLLVHGGGHGGWCYQKVARRLRAAGHEVHCPTLSGLGERAHLLNPDIDLDTHIQDVVALMTFEGLEDVILVGHSYGGMVITGVADRAAARIRELVYLDAAHPRDGESLEIVAPAQMEPTRAMGRTVDGIELVMWPFPGMAGFFGITDPADVAWTEARLTPHPWKCFGQPLRLENGDAAFRLPRTNINCTHALQNSPDATRARQLEGHRNFEIDTGHDLMITEPEAVANMLLEVAG from the coding sequence ATGGCGACATTCTTGCTGGTGCATGGCGGGGGACATGGCGGCTGGTGCTATCAGAAGGTCGCGCGGCGGCTGCGCGCGGCGGGGCATGAGGTCCATTGCCCGACGCTGAGCGGCCTTGGCGAGCGCGCCCATCTGCTGAACCCCGACATCGATCTCGACACGCATATCCAGGATGTGGTGGCGCTGATGACGTTCGAGGGGCTGGAGGATGTCATCCTGGTCGGGCACAGCTATGGCGGGATGGTGATCACCGGCGTCGCCGATCGCGCGGCCGCGCGCATCCGCGAACTGGTCTATCTGGATGCCGCCCATCCCAGGGACGGGGAATCGCTGGAAATAGTGGCACCGGCGCAGATGGAGCCGACCCGTGCCATGGGCCGCACCGTCGACGGGATCGAACTGGTGATGTGGCCCTTCCCCGGCATGGCGGGCTTCTTCGGCATCACTGACCCGGCGGACGTCGCCTGGACTGAGGCGCGGCTGACGCCGCATCCGTGGAAATGCTTCGGCCAGCCGCTGCGGCTGGAAAATGGCGACGCCGCCTTTCGCCTGCCGCGCACCAATATCAATTGCACCCATGCGTTGCAGAACAGCCCGGACGCGACTCGCGCCCGCCAACTGGAAGGCCATCGCAATTTCGAGATCGATACCGGCCATGACCTGATGATCACCGAACCGGAAGCGGTCGCCAACATGCTGCTGGAGGTGGCGGGATAA